In Ctenopharyngodon idella isolate HZGC_01 chromosome 20, HZGC01, whole genome shotgun sequence, the following proteins share a genomic window:
- the mia3 gene encoding transport and Golgi organization protein 1 homolog isoform X23, whose amino-acid sequence MAARNAYFYYVFTLVLYACFHRSSADRRFSDLKRCADDECSMLLGRGKAAKDFTGPDCRFLSFKKGETIYVYYKLSGQRSDLWAGSVGNHFGYFPKDYLNINHVYTEKELEVPTEETDFVCFETGLDKFESYDIDVLLGSTLLIESENSTEESKEPAQNEDESQLPSETEAESAELLESETVDSESTSLLESESVDSESTLLLESETVDSESTSLLESESVDSESTSLLESESVDSESASLLEAESVGSKSTSPVESESVDSESALPVESELVDSESTSLFEAESVGSKSTSPVESKSVDSESTLPVESESVDSESTLPVESKSVNSESTLPAESKSVSSESTLPVESKSVNSESTLPVESKSVDSESTLPVESKSVNSESTLPVESKLVDSESPSPLESESVDSKSTSPLESESVDSESTLPIESKSVNSDSVKSPEIETLHSKSTEEDSDILISDIFQPKTDSLKPTLETKDAVKEEMEDISISQDADVILEDVETEPSDSDALDTDYSELLHNQSDSDFEPRERSQLPLETQTAGLDAVHEEPAKTELNDKDIPLQTPEKTLEDENSQSTLNDTEREGESQVTESLQVLTKESVADVEEQAAQSDADVKIPTLSHLPPDTKTASDAREVVPSEPPLNVDQMQVSENTEDDDPKKLDTKEMENLQKASMNKNENAHKNTADDGPQNALTNKIEKANESIDKPEKVNATKSGEFVLESQETAPILDETDEQIDKVKNELVNLLKNTLESEEQSLEDEDEEDVSEDIEELLEDENALHSTENTHEPKENPQPDGDELVVTQQSENITEQEENDEVHLPPEEPEYSDSVLRLTILRDHLKDEEMERMQKYFGLKNLFKIEAMFSDLDLEMKSARELKTDTEEIEQTLDQIMEASENSILDATEELFNERDRKAQEHGQEKEPEIYDVEATILDAFQEIVFSLRQKYSAASDSVPLVEDEQPASETDEKIDSEEVKGLDSNTEMIAPPETPEMHEEQNESELIQNSELNPNEDLSHSKDAGLEEDGGHFNRNKDAQIGFEDAEEIQKGPHAILEKPVDIGFHFEMDQSSGSLESPAVSDFHDTEANTDSSSSSTSDELWGLLLPVKEYLGVYGEILITALPEEWRPGPTFHGVPWEPVLVTVVVGTLTILMFFWRTVLAIKGRTYQLTEKQLRDKIQQLLSEKSDAVNKITELNDKIKEREERLKKSEKSLSSSQQEMKGLKNHQQKLQSQWEGMSGSISQLNQKIVDTQEENTNLNEKIAKMHQRIEKYQKTLKNYDEERAKVHVLMDEAKLREDALKAQVMSFEKENGALKEQKKSLLRDAKDWQEKHKKLSEEIRVYHKSQKELEDSLLHKENEIDVLSSCIAELNRLGAGDSAELQKEDAKMSNGEDDEKKMDTTRVRIKQMMDVSRIKATLSIVEDERNRYMESLLAEQKSRQELEEQYQKVMHDQMNLNNEKTHLENQFKNLQQRLEITTELYQQKENALQQKLTQEELERREKETKLSEVDSKALRSEEELRALKQKIKDIEEEMQQNERSLKSEVAVQEKKAHENWLKARASERALVEERRELANLRQKLVEYRDKISDMEQSLFKLNSGPPDRHMPPQRRGDSYGPSPVSGGAPSPPLMIEGPGRPPSAPVGRRGEPFGPRPPSDPHGRFSDLGHPLPSRPEMFPPMTSSPCAHDGPMQTAPVTETAEASEQVSSEPVEPLSKSQSQGSFLPSPIRDSPVPPPKSYGPPIMPPNGPPPMMIRPPNGHPPMMPPEPRFRPPHMDSYGPPPPIGPFGPVPPPFARGPPLGPLPPPPLGQRDIPPEFFGPRGLPPRSFPPGPLPPPGAMIPPPYAARGFPGPPPLMAQSSRDGDGNVAPANVPPTDGSHQNAGGSTMAEP is encoded by the exons ATGGCTGCAcgaaatgcatatttttattatgtttttacgCTTGTTCTTTACGCGTGTTTTCATAGAAGCAGCGCGGACCGGCGCTTCTCCGACCTGAAGCGATGCGCCGATGATGAATGTAGCA TGCTTCTCGGCAGAGGGAAGGCCGCTAAGGATTTCACAGGGCCGGACTGTCGGTTTCTTTCTTTCAAGAAAGGAGAGAcgatatatgtatattataaacTCTCAGGGCAGAGGTCAGACTTGTGGGCTGGAAGT GTTGGAAACCACTTTGGTTATTTCCCAAAGGACTATCTTAATATAAATCATGTATATACTGAAAAAGAATTGGAGGTGCCTACAGAG GAAACAGATTTTGTTTGCTTTGAGACGGGCCTTGATAAATTTGAAAGCTATGATATAGATGTGCTGTTGGGCAGCACATTGTTGATAGAAAGCGAGAATTCAACAGAGGAATCAAAAGAACCAGCTCAGAATGAAGATGAATCTCAACTGCCTTCTGAAACGGAGGCAGAATCAGCGGAGCTTCTTGAATCAGAGACAGTCGATTCAGAATCAACATCGCTTCTTGAATCAGAGTCAGTCGATTCAGAATCAACATTGCTTCTTGAATCAGAGACAGTCGATTCAGAATCAACATCGCTTCTTGAATCAGAGTCAGTCGATTCAGAATCAACATCGCTTCTTGAATCAGAGTCAGTCGATTCAGAATCAGCATCACTTCTTGAAGCAGAATCAGTAGGTTCGAAATCAACATCGCCTGTTGAATCAGAGTCAGTTGATTCAGAATCAGCATTGCCTGTTGAATCGGAGTTAGTCGATTCAGAATCAACATCACTTTTTGAAGCAGAATCAGTAGGTTCAAAATCAACATCGCCTGTTGAATCAAAGTCAGTAGATTCAGAATCAACATTGCCTGTTGAATCAGAGTCAGTAGATTCAGAATCAACATTGCCTGTTGAATCAAAGTCAGTCAATTCAGAATCAACATTGCCTGCTGAATCAAAGTCAGTCAGTTCAGAATCAACATTGCCTGTTGAATCAAAGTCAGTCA ATTCAGAATCAACATTGCCTGTTGAATCAAAGTCAGTAGATTCAGAATCAACATTGCCTGTTGAATCAAAGTCAGTCA ATTCAGAATCAACATTGCCTGTTGAATCAAAGTTAGTAGATTCAGAATCACCATCACCTCTTGAATCAGAGTCAGTTGATTCAAAATCAACATCGCCTCTTGAATCAGAGTCAGTCGATTCAGAATCAACATTGCCTATTGAATCAAAGTCAGTCAATTCAGATTCTGTAAAATCTCCTGAAATAGAGACATTACATTCAAAATCTACTGAAGAGGACTCAGATATCTTGATATCAGATATCTTTCAGCCAAAGACTGACTCATTAAAACCAACATTGGAAACTAAAGATGCAGTAAAAGAAGAGATGGAAGATATTTCAATAAGCCAAGATGCCGATGTCATTTTAGAAGATGTAGAAACAGAGCCATCAGATTCTGATGCACTTGATACTGATTATTCTGAGCTTTTGCACAACCAAAGTGACTCTGATTTCGAGCCTCGGGAGCGCTCACAACTTCCCCTTGAAACACAAACAGCAGGTTTAGATGCAGTACATGAAGAACCTGCCAAAACAGAGCTAAACGATAAAGATATACCACTACAAACACCAGAGAAAACACTTGAGGATGAGAACAGCCAGTCGACTTTGAATGATACGGAGCGTGAAGGGGAATCGCAAGTGACCGAATCCCTTCAAGTACTCACCAAAGAATCAGTTGCTGATGTCGAAGAACAAGCTGCACAAAGTGATGCTGATGTCAAAATCCCAACACTTTCTCATCTGCCACCAGACACTAAAACTGCTTCAGATGCACGTGAAGTCGTCCCATCTGAACCGCCATTAAATGTAGACCAGATGCAAGTAAGTGAAAACACTGAAGATGACGATCCAAAGAAGTTAGACacaaaagaaatggaaaacCTTCAGAAGGCCAGCATGAACAAGAATGAAAACGCACACAAAAACACTGCAGACGACGGTCCTCAGAATGCACTTACAAACAAGATCGAAAAAGCGAATGAATCCATTGACAAACCGGAGAAGGTAAATGCAACCAAAAGTGGGGAATTTGTTTTAGAAAGCCAAGAAACTGCACCTATACTTGACGAAACAGACGAACAGATTGATAAAGTGAAGAACGAACTTGTGAATCTACTGAAAAACACACTGGAATCAGAAGAACAAAGTCTTGAAGATGAAGACGAAGAGGACGTGAGCGAAGACATCGAAGAGCTTTTGGAGGATGAGAACGCTCTTCATTCTACAGAAAACACACATGAGCCTAAAGAAAATCCTCAACCTGACGGCGATGAATTGGTTGTTACCCAACAAAGCGAAAACATCACAGAACAAGAGGAAAACGATGAGGTTCATCTTCCTCCCGAAGAGCCTGAATACAGCGACAGCGTACTGAGACTCACAATTTTACGAGATCACTTGAAGGACGAGGAAATGGAGCGCATGCAGAAGTATTTCGGACTGAAGAACCTGTTTAAGATCGAAGCCATGTTTTCTGACCTAGATCTGGAGATGAAGTCTGCGAGAGAGCTGAAGACGGATACGGAGGAAATCGAGCAGACCCTAGACCAGATCATGGAGGCCTCAGAGAACTCCATTCTTGATGCGACGGAAGAATTATTTAATGAAAGAGACCGGAAAGCTCAGGAACATGGACAGGAGAAGGAGCCAGAAATATATGATGTTGAGGCTACAATCTTAGACGCTTTTCAGGAGATTGTTTTCTCTTTACGACAGAAATATTCAGCCGCCAGTGACAGCGTCCCGTTGGTCGAGGATGAACAACCTGCATCTGAAACGG ATGAGAAAATTGACTCTGAAGAGGTGAAGGGTTTGGACAGTAACACCGAAATGATCGCTCCACCTGAAACTCCTGAAATGCATGAGGAGCAAAATGAATCTGAACTGATTCAGAATTCTGAATTAAATCCGAATGAAGATTTGTCCCACAGTAAAGACGCAGGTCTTGAGGAGGACGGAGGCCATTTCAACAGAAATAAAGATGCACAAATAGGGTTCGAGGACGCTGAGGAGATTCAAAAGGGGCCTCATGCTATTTTGGAGAAACCGGTGGACATCGGCTTTCACTTTGAAATGGATCAGTCTTCAg GTTCACTAGAGTCTCCAGCTGTCTCTGATTTCCATGACACTGAAGCAAACACTGATTCCTCCAGCTCCTCAACTTCAGATGAACTCTGGGGTTTACTGCTTCCCGTCAAAGAATATCTTGGGGTGTACGGAGAAATT CTGATCACTGCTCTTCCAGAGGAATGGCGACCGGGTCCCACTTTCCACGGAGTCCCCTGGGAGCCTGTGCTCGTCACAGTGGTTGTCGGGACCCTCACGATACTGATGTTCTTCTGGAGGACGGTGCTCGCT ATCAAAGGCAGAACCTATCAAT TAACAGAAAAGCAGCTCAGAGACAAGATCCAGCAGCTTCTCAGCGAGAAATCTGATGCTGTTAACAAGATCACAGAATTGAATGACAAG ATAAAAGAACGTGAAGAGCGGCTGAAAAAATCTGAGAAATCACTGAGTTCCAGCCAACAAGAAATGAAGGGGCTGAAG AATCATCAGCAGAAGCTCCAGAGTCAGTGGGAGGGGATGTCCGGGAGTATTTCACAGCTTAACCAAAAAATTGTGGACACACAGGAAGAAAATACAAATCTTAATGAGAAG ATTGCCAAAATGCACCAGAGAATCGAGAAATACCAGAAAACACTGAAGAACTACGACGAGGAGCGTGCAAAG GTTCATGTCCTCATGGATGAAGCTAAACTCAGAGAAGATGCTCTTAAGGCTCAGGTGATGTCCTTTGAGAAGGAAAACGGCGCTttaaaagagcagaagaaatCT CTCCTTCGTGATGCTAAAGACTGGCAGGAGAAGCACAAGAAACTGAGTGAGGAGATCAGAGTTTATCACAAATCCCAGAAAGAGCTGGAGGACTCGCTGCTGCACAAGGAAAATGAGATTGAT GTTTTGTCCAGCTGTATCGCAGAGCTCAACCGTCTGGGAGCCGGTGATTCTGCTGAACTCCAGAAAGAAGATGCTAAAATGTCTAATGGAGAAGATGATG AGAAGAAGATGGACACCACGAGAGTGCGGATCAAACAGATGATGGACGTCTCCAGG ATTAAAGCAACTCTCAGTATTGTTGAAGACGAGAGAAATCGCTACATGGAAAGTCTCCTCGCCGAACAGAAATCCAGACAGGAGCTGGAGG aGCAATATCAGAAGGTCATGCACGACCAGATGAATCTGAACAATGAGAAAACACATCTGGAGAACCAGTTCAAGAACCTGCAGCAAAGACTAGAAATCACCACTGAACTCTACCAGCAGAAAGAAAACGCCCTGCAACA GAAATTGACTCAGGAGGAGCTGGAGAGACGTGAGAAGGAGACGAAGCTGTCGGAGGTGGACAGTAAAGCTCTGCGGTCGGAAGAGGAGCTGAGAGCGCTTAAACAGAAGATCAAGGACATTGAGGAGGAGATGCAGCAGAACGAGCGCTCGCTGAAGTCTGAG GTGGCAGTCCAGGAAAAGAAAGCCCATGAGAACTGG TTGAAAGCGCGTGCTTCAGAACGAGCTCTGGTGGAGGAAAGAAGAGAGTTGGCCAACCTTCGTCAGAA GCTTGTGGAGTACAGAGATAAAATCTCAGACATGGAGCAAAGTCTGTTCAAACTCAACTCCGGACCCCCGGATCGCCACATGCCGCCACAGCGAAGAG GTGATTCGTACGGGCCGTCTCCTGTGAGTGGGGGGGCTCCCTCTCCTCCTCTAATGATAGAGGGTCCTGGACGCCCCCCCTCTGCACCTGTAGGGCGAAGGGGTGAACCGTTCG GTCCACGACCCCCGTCTGACCCTCACGGACGCTTCTCAGACCTTGGACACCCGCTGCCATCCCGACCAG AAATGTTTCCTCCGATGACATCATCTCCATGTGCACATGACGGACCAATG CAGACCGCTCCAGTCACAGAGACGGCCGAGGCCTCAGAGCAGGTCTCGTCTGAGCCTGTAGAGCCC CTCTCCAAGTCTCAGAGTCAGggatccttccttccttctccCATACGGGATTCTCCGGTTCCGCCTCCCAAGTCTTACGGACCCCCAATCATGCCGCCCAATGGGCCGCCGCCAATGATGATCCGACCGCCCAATGGCCACCCTCCCATGATGCCCCCTGAGCCTCGCTTTAGACCGCCACACATGGATTCTTACGGCCCTCCTCCTCCGATTGGCCCGTTTGGACCTGTACCGCCCCCTTTTG CACGAGGCCCACCGTTGGGACCACTGCCTCCACCACCACTCGGACAGCGCGACATCCCGCCTGAATTTTTCGGACCTCGCGGGCTTCCCCCTCGTTCCTTCCCTCCCGGGCCTCTGCCGCCCCCTGGAGCAATGATTCCACCTCCATACGCCGCACGCGGTTTCCCGGGACCCCCTCCGCTGATGGCTCAGAGCTCCAGAGACGGTGACGGGAACGTCGCACCAGCTAACGTCCCGCCAACGGACGGCTCCCATCAGAACGCGGGCGGCTCCACAATGGCTGAGCCTTGA